The following coding sequences are from one Pelagicoccus sp. SDUM812003 window:
- a CDS encoding VTT domain-containing protein, protein MSENEKDKQGWALRYLKRLIESDRMLWGVGLASFLESTVLPIPLETILFPLMQARRDRMLLISLVVLLGCLLGATAGYAVGYFLFDAVGQWIVDRFSSEEQFDTVMQRMDESGFAFVFSVGVTPLPFQIAMLAAGATKLSFVTFITAAALSRGLRYFGLALLVFWLGDRAESLYRRYQIPVAVGLALVVVVFWIF, encoded by the coding sequence GTGAGCGAAAACGAGAAAGACAAGCAGGGGTGGGCCCTTCGGTACTTGAAGCGATTGATCGAGTCGGACCGCATGTTGTGGGGAGTCGGTTTGGCGTCGTTTCTGGAGTCCACGGTGCTGCCGATTCCCCTGGAAACGATTCTCTTTCCGTTGATGCAGGCTCGTCGGGATCGCATGCTGCTTATCAGCCTTGTGGTCTTGCTGGGCTGTCTGCTCGGGGCGACGGCGGGCTACGCGGTCGGATATTTTCTCTTCGATGCGGTGGGGCAGTGGATCGTCGATAGGTTCTCCAGCGAAGAGCAGTTCGATACGGTGATGCAGCGTATGGATGAAAGCGGCTTCGCCTTCGTGTTTAGCGTCGGGGTGACTCCGCTGCCGTTTCAGATCGCCATGCTCGCGGCCGGAGCGACCAAGCTGTCCTTTGTGACTTTCATAACCGCCGCCGCTTTGTCGCGTGGCTTGCGCTATTTCGGGCTCGCTTTGCTGGTGTTTTGGTTGGGCGACCGCGCCGAATCGCTATATCGGCGATACCAGATCCCGGTGGCGGTGGGTTTAGCCCTGGTTGTAGTCGTTTTCTGGATTTTCTAA
- a CDS encoding tetratricopeptide repeat protein has protein sequence MSLFRRIFGKSQKPATNAAPGQSETSDSELITVFDKYGREMQIAKSQWRDKILAPNLEQAWDEPDKLYGFLLSAFNDQLFSEVEHAAQRLAEIDPQPDRGATTLAIVYQQTNRPELAEAVLLDHLKTHPESGTALTNLAKAQEALGRPEEAVQTLWRGLELDPNQDVGLLWYEAIQRERHGEEAGLEAFRRVAALPGSWRAQLWVARAELAAGNLDRAIELYEESLEAAGEPAPSDALQQITADLGKQGHILQAIDLVSPRYDFERHGLQAGNNLIKAYYDLGQLDHARTLLTQLQTLQRPDYQDTLAHWDNVLAKADFETRPEIGDKPLQVEVIPVSGPIWLKQDHPISERFPRKSLDAPLIAFTGCSVDQPNLPDKPTASRSDSTGRFSRALPLYLCERIHLESALRSRAPIPMVVNQGGGFVVTSEQNRAEDIARLARMTPDPSDTQNIADYALDAHLVARGENWTLKLRFIRSIDAKELWETEYNLPENGFHHIAADMLADIYRCIAREAEIEAQPSVPPLTQLEGRELDHYLLRLEQSLGARCAVSIPTSENFLHNTSEIISGTLFLCIQNPTHLPSRFVLWRTLDATMQLEPQLTHSFAPKIKSLQADHPIDHPAYPELSAELDSLFQSAAS, from the coding sequence ATGTCCTTATTCCGACGCATCTTCGGCAAATCCCAGAAGCCAGCGACCAACGCGGCTCCCGGACAGAGTGAAACGAGCGACTCCGAGCTCATCACCGTATTCGACAAGTACGGACGCGAGATGCAGATCGCGAAAAGCCAGTGGCGCGACAAGATCCTCGCCCCCAATCTCGAGCAAGCCTGGGACGAGCCGGACAAGCTCTATGGCTTTCTCCTGAGCGCCTTCAACGATCAGCTCTTCAGCGAAGTCGAGCACGCCGCCCAACGGCTCGCCGAAATCGATCCTCAACCCGATCGCGGGGCCACCACTCTGGCGATCGTCTACCAACAGACCAACCGACCCGAACTCGCGGAAGCCGTCCTGCTGGACCACCTGAAAACCCACCCGGAATCCGGAACGGCGCTCACCAACCTAGCCAAAGCCCAAGAGGCCCTTGGACGCCCCGAAGAGGCCGTTCAGACCCTCTGGCGGGGGCTGGAGCTGGATCCAAACCAGGACGTGGGCCTGCTTTGGTACGAAGCGATCCAGCGCGAAAGGCATGGAGAAGAGGCCGGATTGGAGGCGTTCCGCCGCGTCGCCGCTCTTCCGGGCAGCTGGCGAGCCCAGCTCTGGGTGGCTCGAGCGGAGTTGGCAGCCGGAAATCTCGATCGAGCGATCGAGCTTTACGAGGAGAGCCTCGAGGCAGCTGGCGAGCCGGCGCCGTCCGACGCCTTGCAACAAATCACGGCGGATCTCGGAAAACAGGGGCATATCCTGCAAGCCATCGACTTGGTCAGCCCTCGCTACGACTTTGAAAGGCACGGCCTGCAAGCGGGAAACAACCTCATCAAAGCCTACTACGACCTCGGCCAGCTCGACCACGCCCGCACCCTACTCACCCAGCTGCAAACCCTGCAGCGTCCCGATTATCAGGATACCCTCGCTCACTGGGACAACGTTCTGGCCAAAGCGGATTTCGAAACGCGACCCGAAATCGGCGACAAACCGCTCCAGGTCGAGGTCATTCCCGTGTCTGGTCCGATCTGGCTTAAGCAGGATCACCCCATCTCCGAGCGCTTCCCCCGGAAGTCGCTCGACGCCCCGCTGATCGCCTTCACCGGCTGCTCCGTGGACCAGCCCAATCTGCCCGACAAACCCACCGCTAGCCGAAGCGACAGCACCGGACGCTTCAGTCGCGCCCTGCCGCTCTACCTCTGCGAACGCATCCACCTCGAAAGCGCCCTGCGGTCTCGAGCCCCCATCCCCATGGTGGTCAATCAAGGAGGAGGCTTCGTGGTCACCTCCGAACAAAATCGGGCGGAAGACATCGCCCGACTCGCCCGCATGACCCCCGACCCTTCGGATACCCAGAACATCGCGGACTACGCCCTAGACGCCCACCTGGTGGCCCGAGGCGAAAACTGGACCCTAAAACTTCGCTTCATCCGCAGCATCGACGCGAAGGAGCTATGGGAAACTGAATACAATCTCCCGGAAAACGGCTTTCACCATATCGCAGCGGATATGCTGGCCGATATCTACCGCTGCATCGCCCGCGAGGCGGAGATTGAGGCCCAACCAAGCGTTCCGCCTCTCACTCAGCTCGAGGGGCGAGAGCTCGATCACTATCTGCTCAGACTGGAGCAGAGCCTCGGCGCTCGCTGCGCAGTGAGCATCCCCACAAGCGAGAACTTTCTCCACAACACGAGCGAGATCATTTCGGGTACGCTTTTTCTCTGTATCCAAAATCCCACCCACCTGCCATCGCGCTTCGTGCTTTGGCGAACGCTCGACGCCACCATGCAACTCGAGCCACAGCTCACTCACTCCTTCGCTCCCAAAATCAAGTCGCTGCAAGCCGACCACCCGATCGACCACCCCGCGTATCCAGAACTCTCGGCCGAGCTCGACTCGCTGTTCCAATCCGCCGCCAGCTAG
- a CDS encoding RluA family pseudouridine synthase has translation MFLKVLRNQKCKRCPLCSFGIPGSAPIHSAPPSTRSAPHRATFFFAVDDPSSTSLPASAIQPLISDTPDNSSDRPSPGRFIPAELDQTRLDKAVKVHFDLPWNKARSWIGTGKIFLNGTRVLELDRLVAEGDRIELRISAPRPASEAAFDPKNVLHFDDHIVVVNKPAGLLTVPHPEAPGEPSLDRLTQAFLRKADRGSRQNQASLGVAHRIDKDTSGLVVFARTSLALKGLTEQFRAHSIQRRYLAIVHGSIEAQTLRSHLLRDTGQGLRGSAPQGQTSSTGETLGRLAITHVSVEESLPAATLVSCRIETGRTHQIRIHLSETGHPIVGEKVYIRNYEGPLIAADRVLLHAAELGFIHPASGQTVQWTQPLPQDFRKRLKTLRSFQPRKRSPRS, from the coding sequence TTGTTCCTCAAGGTTTTACGAAATCAAAAATGCAAGCGCTGTCCCCTTTGCAGCTTCGGCATACCGGGCAGCGCTCCGATTCATTCGGCACCACCTTCGACGCGAAGCGCACCGCATCGTGCGACGTTTTTCTTTGCCGTCGACGACCCGAGCTCGACAAGCCTGCCAGCGTCCGCCATTCAGCCGCTTATAAGCGACACTCCAGACAACAGCTCCGACCGTCCCTCTCCCGGGCGCTTCATCCCTGCCGAACTCGATCAAACCCGGCTCGACAAGGCGGTGAAAGTCCACTTCGACCTGCCGTGGAACAAGGCCCGCTCCTGGATCGGTACAGGAAAGATCTTCCTCAACGGAACTCGAGTCCTGGAGCTGGATCGTCTGGTCGCAGAGGGCGACCGCATCGAGCTACGCATCAGCGCTCCGCGCCCCGCCTCCGAAGCCGCTTTCGACCCCAAAAACGTCCTTCATTTCGACGATCATATCGTGGTGGTCAACAAACCGGCCGGCCTCCTCACCGTGCCCCATCCGGAAGCTCCCGGCGAACCATCTCTCGATCGCCTGACGCAGGCCTTTCTTCGCAAAGCGGATCGCGGGTCGCGGCAGAACCAAGCCAGCTTGGGCGTGGCGCACCGCATCGACAAGGACACCAGCGGGCTGGTGGTTTTCGCCCGCACTTCGCTAGCCCTCAAGGGCCTTACCGAGCAGTTTCGCGCCCACAGCATCCAGCGACGCTACCTGGCGATCGTTCACGGCTCCATCGAGGCCCAGACCCTTCGCAGTCACCTGCTTCGCGACACCGGGCAAGGCCTTCGCGGCTCCGCTCCGCAAGGTCAAACCTCATCGACGGGCGAAACGCTCGGCCGGCTCGCCATCACCCATGTTTCCGTCGAGGAGTCCCTCCCCGCGGCCACGCTCGTTTCCTGCCGCATCGAGACCGGACGGACCCACCAGATCCGTATCCACTTGAGCGAGACAGGGCATCCAATCGTTGGCGAAAAGGTCTACATCCGAAACTACGAGGGACCGCTCATCGCCGCCGATCGGGTCCTGCTGCACGCAGCCGAATTGGGCTTCATTCACCCCGCCAGCGGCCAGACCGTGCAGTGGACGCAGCCCTTGCCCCAGGATTTCCGAAAACGTCTCAAAACCCTGCGCAGTTTCCAGCCCAGAAAGCGCTCCCCGCGAAGCTAG
- a CDS encoding basic amino acid ABC transporter substrate-binding protein, with translation MNALPSRLPLQSLFAMLALLLLSGCGGSGDNALIVGTEPTYPPFEMTDDTGAIIGFDIDLLTAIAADQGLEIEFRDMDFDSIIPALQAGNIDIAASGLSITPARQQQVLFTDPYIEAGLVIAVTMKNAHVSGPDDLRGLTVVVQQGTTGAAKAEELKAEGKIGKIKYFPNVSVAVMELVNGGADALINDKPVTQAFVSKQPDKLKIVGETLVSDEYGFAVAKANTDLAAKLNAGLTKVKAEGLIEELSEKYFEKAPGHP, from the coding sequence ATGAACGCTCTCCCTTCGCGCCTCCCGCTCCAATCGCTCTTCGCCATGCTCGCTCTGCTGCTCCTCTCGGGCTGCGGAGGATCCGGCGACAACGCCCTCATCGTGGGCACCGAGCCCACCTATCCGCCCTTCGAGATGACCGATGACACGGGAGCGATCATCGGCTTCGATATCGATCTTCTGACGGCCATCGCCGCGGACCAGGGGCTGGAGATCGAGTTTCGAGACATGGACTTCGACTCCATCATACCCGCCCTGCAAGCGGGAAACATCGACATCGCCGCCTCCGGACTTTCCATCACCCCAGCCCGCCAGCAGCAAGTCCTGTTCACCGATCCCTACATCGAAGCCGGTCTCGTCATCGCCGTCACCATGAAAAACGCCCACGTATCGGGCCCGGACGACCTGCGAGGTCTCACCGTCGTCGTGCAGCAAGGCACCACGGGCGCCGCCAAGGCGGAGGAGCTGAAGGCGGAAGGAAAGATCGGAAAAATAAAGTACTTTCCCAACGTTTCAGTGGCGGTCATGGAACTGGTAAACGGGGGAGCCGACGCCTTGATCAACGACAAGCCAGTGACCCAGGCCTTCGTATCCAAACAGCCTGACAAGTTGAAGATCGTGGGCGAAACGCTGGTCAGCGACGAATACGGATTCGCGGTCGCGAAGGCCAACACCGATCTCGCCGCCAAGCTAAACGCCGGGCTGACCAAGGTCAAAGCAGAGGGCCTCATCGAGGAGCTTTCCGAAAAGTACTTCGAAAAGGCGCCTGGGCATCCATGA
- a CDS encoding amino acid ABC transporter permease: protein MSDFLEHLTGSLPYLAKGAVFTILISVASMLAGSALGLLVCLGKLSRRRPLRLCCVAYIDLFRGTPLLVQILFIYFGFPNLLQQVFDRPFPFDPLVAGFIAFSLNAGAYIAEIFRAGIESLSKGQTEASLSLGLTYSQTMRFVILPQAFRRMIPALGNEFITLLKDTSLLSAIAVSEIVKEGRLYIARTYAAFPTYLAIALVYFALTFIASRLFTRLERSLRVDD from the coding sequence ATGAGCGATTTTTTGGAACACCTCACGGGTTCCTTGCCCTACCTCGCAAAAGGGGCCGTATTCACTATCCTGATATCGGTCGCCTCCATGTTGGCAGGCTCGGCTTTGGGCTTGCTTGTTTGCCTCGGGAAGCTCTCTCGTCGCAGGCCTCTTCGGCTCTGCTGCGTCGCCTACATCGACCTTTTCCGTGGCACGCCCCTTCTGGTGCAGATCCTGTTCATCTACTTCGGTTTCCCAAACTTGCTGCAACAGGTCTTCGACCGACCGTTTCCCTTCGATCCGCTCGTCGCCGGTTTCATCGCCTTCAGCCTCAACGCGGGCGCGTACATCGCGGAGATCTTTCGCGCCGGCATCGAGTCGCTCTCCAAAGGACAAACGGAGGCATCCTTGTCATTGGGGCTCACCTACAGCCAAACCATGCGCTTCGTCATCCTTCCACAGGCCTTTCGTCGCATGATTCCGGCCCTCGGAAACGAGTTCATCACCCTGCTGAAGGACACCTCGCTTCTCTCCGCCATCGCCGTCTCGGAAATCGTCAAGGAAGGCCGTCTCTACATCGCCCGCACCTATGCCGCCTTCCCCACCTACCTGGCGATCGCCCTGGTCTACTTCGCGCTGACCTTCATCGCTTCTCGCCTCTTCACTCGACTGGAAAGGAGCTTGCGCGTCGATGATTGA
- a CDS encoding amino acid ABC transporter ATP-binding protein gives MIEIQNLSKSFGPLEVLKGIDCSIVKGETLCLIGPSGSGKSTFLRCINHMETPSGGVIRFQGRTIDTHPKAICQLRSEIGMVFQHFNLFPHLTVLQNIVLAPQKARKQSREEAEERAYALLDQVGLREKAHAYPAKLSGGQQQRVAIARALAMQPQAILFDEPTSALDPEMIGEVQTVIRGLAKTGMTLVIVTHEMAFAREVASRVLFMDGGKIVEEGPPRQLFTNPQRERTKAFLRTLPASS, from the coding sequence ATGATTGAGATCCAAAACCTCAGCAAAAGCTTCGGACCGCTCGAAGTGCTGAAAGGCATCGACTGCTCCATCGTCAAAGGCGAGACGCTCTGTCTGATCGGCCCCTCCGGTTCCGGAAAAAGCACCTTCCTTCGCTGTATCAATCATATGGAGACGCCCAGCGGCGGCGTCATTCGCTTTCAAGGTCGAACCATCGATACGCATCCGAAGGCCATCTGTCAGCTGCGTTCCGAGATCGGCATGGTTTTCCAGCACTTCAACCTGTTTCCCCACCTGACGGTTCTGCAAAACATCGTCCTCGCTCCCCAGAAGGCTCGCAAGCAAAGCCGAGAGGAAGCGGAGGAACGCGCCTACGCCTTGCTTGACCAAGTGGGTCTGCGCGAAAAAGCCCACGCCTATCCCGCCAAGCTCTCGGGCGGACAGCAGCAGCGCGTCGCCATCGCTCGGGCCCTCGCCATGCAGCCGCAAGCCATCCTCTTCGACGAGCCCACCTCCGCTCTCGACCCGGAAATGATCGGCGAAGTGCAAACCGTGATTCGCGGCTTGGCCAAGACCGGCATGACGCTTGTCATCGTCACCCACGAGATGGCCTTCGCTCGGGAAGTCGCCAGTCGCGTGCTCTTCATGGATGGCGGAAAAATCGTCGAAGAAGGTCCCCCGAGGCAACTGTTCACCAATCCTCAGCGAGAGCGCACCAAAGCGTTCCTGCGCACGCTTCCCGCCTCCTCCTGA
- a CDS encoding Gfo/Idh/MocA family oxidoreductase, with protein sequence METHANPIPTRRKFVQLSALGALSLGSLSRTLAQSPSTPSTKKLGVALCGLGMYSTGQLGPALRQTQHCELRGVVTGDPEKGRRWAREYGFPESSVYGYDTIEDMADNGDIDILYSVTPPALHKRDTLRGFEAGKHVISEKPMAMDVAECDEMIAAAERAGKQLTIGYRTHFHPYYEMLKEAVADHRFGNLSKLSGGFGFNSRPLGTWRMKRDMGGGPLMDLGVYVLYASAMAKNEQAPVAVTAKRPPARYPDVFDEVEETMYFSLEYADGSSCEGETSWVQPSNHFRVEGSDGWFETGPAFSYGGLSGSVSGEGRLPSYAGFNQQAAQMDHIALCIKEGRETIIPGSLGRRDIQLVQAIQESARSGQRVTL encoded by the coding sequence ATGGAAACGCATGCCAACCCCATCCCCACTCGCCGCAAATTCGTCCAGCTGAGCGCCCTCGGGGCTCTATCCCTCGGCTCCCTCTCCCGAACCCTAGCCCAATCGCCTTCGACGCCTTCCACGAAAAAGCTGGGCGTCGCCCTGTGCGGACTCGGCATGTACTCCACCGGTCAACTCGGCCCCGCCCTGCGCCAAACCCAACACTGCGAGCTGCGCGGCGTGGTGACGGGCGATCCCGAGAAAGGCCGACGGTGGGCCCGCGAATACGGTTTTCCCGAGTCCAGCGTCTACGGCTACGACACCATCGAAGACATGGCCGATAACGGCGACATCGACATCCTCTACTCCGTCACGCCGCCCGCCCTGCACAAGCGCGACACCCTGCGCGGCTTCGAGGCGGGCAAGCACGTCATCTCGGAAAAGCCCATGGCCATGGACGTCGCCGAATGCGACGAGATGATCGCCGCCGCCGAGCGAGCGGGAAAACAGCTCACCATCGGATACCGCACCCACTTTCACCCGTATTACGAAATGCTAAAGGAGGCGGTGGCGGATCATCGATTCGGAAATCTCTCCAAACTCTCCGGCGGCTTCGGATTCAATTCCCGCCCCTTGGGCACCTGGCGCATGAAGCGCGATATGGGCGGCGGTCCCCTCATGGACCTGGGCGTCTACGTGCTGTACGCCTCCGCCATGGCGAAAAACGAACAGGCGCCCGTCGCCGTCACCGCCAAGCGCCCCCCAGCCCGATACCCCGACGTTTTCGACGAGGTGGAGGAAACCATGTATTTCTCTCTTGAATACGCGGACGGATCGAGCTGCGAGGGCGAGACCAGCTGGGTACAGCCTTCGAACCACTTCCGAGTGGAAGGCAGCGACGGCTGGTTCGAAACCGGGCCCGCATTTTCCTACGGTGGCTTGAGCGGCAGCGTTAGCGGCGAGGGGCGGCTGCCCTCCTACGCCGGCTTCAACCAGCAGGCGGCGCAGATGGACCACATCGCCCTTTGCATCAAGGAGGGCCGCGAGACCATCATCCCAGGAAGCTTGGGCCGCCGAGACATCCAGCTCGTGCAGGCCATCCAGGAATCCGCACGCTCCGGCCAGCGCGTGACGCTCTGA
- a CDS encoding ATP-binding protein, with product MLRAAIEELVENASQYSPAGTRIRISGEQTEDDYLLTIADRGRGMSAEQIDAFIPFERQPVRVGSFSPCPARRETPFAIPKRLWASLVQRHAQLLE from the coding sequence TTGTTGCGAGCCGCCATCGAAGAACTGGTCGAAAACGCCTCCCAATACTCGCCAGCTGGGACGCGCATACGCATTTCCGGCGAGCAAACCGAAGACGACTACCTGCTCACCATCGCCGATCGGGGTCGGGGTATGAGCGCCGAGCAGATCGACGCCTTCATACCGTTCGAGCGCCAGCCAGTTCGTGTCGGATCGTTCAGTCCTTGCCCCGCGCGGAGGGAAACGCCTTTCGCAATCCCGAAACGCCTCTGGGCGTCACTCGTCCAGCGTCACGCGCAACTCCTCGAATAG
- a CDS encoding CDP-alcohol phosphatidyltransferase family protein, producing MAVKEQQTQKRKSPEGKRERFTMIRSFVLADVLTLLNGACGSGSVLSAMQHLITQEDRWLTLSMALLPLALVFDFLDGRVARWRQKSSSLGADLDSLADVISFGMAPAAIGFAAGLRGEIDVLLLLFFVGCGISRLARFNATAVAMSDQSGKVSHFEGTPIPTSVGIVVVVWILHGLGLTGESMWLGSASVFGLAIHPLSLIYAASGAAMVSTVRIPKI from the coding sequence ATGGCGGTGAAAGAGCAGCAGACGCAGAAACGGAAAAGCCCGGAGGGCAAGCGGGAGCGCTTCACCATGATCCGCTCCTTTGTGCTGGCCGACGTCCTGACGTTGCTAAACGGAGCGTGCGGCAGCGGGTCGGTGCTCTCCGCCATGCAGCACCTGATCACGCAGGAGGATCGCTGGCTCACCTTGTCCATGGCCTTGCTGCCTCTGGCTCTGGTATTCGACTTTCTCGATGGGCGAGTGGCTCGCTGGCGTCAGAAATCCTCTTCGCTCGGGGCGGACCTGGATTCGCTCGCCGACGTGATTTCGTTTGGCATGGCTCCGGCGGCGATCGGCTTCGCGGCGGGACTGCGCGGAGAGATCGATGTGCTGCTTCTGCTTTTTTTCGTGGGCTGCGGCATCAGCAGATTGGCCCGCTTCAATGCCACCGCGGTCGCCATGTCGGACCAGTCGGGCAAGGTGAGTCACTTCGAGGGCACGCCCATTCCTACTAGCGTCGGGATCGTGGTAGTGGTTTGGATTCTTCACGGGCTAGGCCTCACGGGGGAATCGATGTGGCTCGGCTCGGCTTCCGTTTTCGGCTTGGCTATCCATCCGCTCAGCTTGATCTACGCTGCCAGCGGAGCGGCGATGGTTAGCACGGTGCGGATCCCAAAGATCTAG
- a CDS encoding helix-hairpin-helix domain-containing protein, whose protein sequence is MSSPLSELPGVGPATAAVLGENGYASIEAIASSSVEALTAVPGFGPARAKRIHAAATELTQATPTAPAEKTKSAKKTAPSEAKPAKKAKKSKGKKGLGEKDSKKKKSKKSKTKDKPKKGKKSKKSGKSKRSKRKKKNKKE, encoded by the coding sequence ATGAGTTCCCCTCTTTCTGAATTGCCGGGAGTCGGTCCAGCTACGGCAGCCGTTTTAGGTGAAAATGGATACGCAAGCATTGAAGCTATCGCATCGAGTTCTGTTGAGGCTTTAACAGCCGTTCCCGGTTTTGGTCCAGCCCGGGCGAAACGTATTCATGCTGCTGCTACAGAGTTGACGCAAGCAACACCGACTGCCCCTGCGGAAAAGACGAAATCCGCCAAGAAGACAGCGCCATCGGAAGCGAAACCAGCGAAGAAGGCCAAGAAGTCCAAGGGAAAGAAAGGTCTAGGCGAAAAGGACTCGAAAAAGAAGAAGTCGAAGAAATCGAAAACGAAGGACAAACCCAAAAAGGGAAAGAAGTCTAAGAAGAGTGGTAAGTCCAAGAGGTCTAAGCGTAAGAAGAAAAACAAGAAGGAGTGA
- a CDS encoding GMC oxidoreductase, which translates to MAFSNNYVNMVAERTQSHSRLIRDYDGGNPDFDFIVIGSGIGGGILADDLADRVGSSKRILVIESGSFIYPTHVYNISRIPNFSVANHFGADCFKPYPNTDYFIGGAPQMGFGGRSIFWSGLIPQAQGWELDYFPEPVRNDFSSAYFSLAGQRMNESHSLGARAEELVARFRASSLNDDFVIEQTPRALHQPYLYPDGTPKDKFFDEPTGVFNTAELLINQVGLTPGADQNGGGLFLKLNAFVEGVHDVPFGWHEVRTTDTVNGQPRRFYAPRVIVAAGSIESPKLINRSSVYHHLSDTVRRKVGFGLTDHPVSGESQAFVSGLGGGPAIPLSRNDHAKIVFYSRGLLDAAGNIDLPFNVEMNINHEYWHLRNNDPSSLPAVDNLAKSRIDIKFSFANCLDDENGILSRFDDGYTPEIRFRRFSDLNHLLQSRFPAVAGWNKSPQDFFNLLNATRDRIFSLFNGVDRITGDYGGGTGQQWPFGWGTVHHACGTLRMPWKPSRNAPDFNYDSVVDENLQVRNAPGLYVCDMSVMPISTAANPVRSLAALALRLSQHLA; encoded by the coding sequence ATGGCCTTTAGCAACAACTATGTGAACATGGTGGCTGAGCGAACTCAGTCCCATTCGCGCTTGATTCGCGACTACGACGGTGGAAACCCTGATTTCGATTTCATCGTCATCGGCTCGGGCATCGGCGGAGGTATCCTGGCGGACGACCTCGCGGATCGGGTGGGTTCAAGCAAGCGCATTCTGGTGATCGAGTCCGGATCCTTCATTTATCCGACTCACGTTTACAACATCAGCCGCATTCCTAATTTTTCGGTAGCCAACCATTTCGGGGCGGACTGCTTTAAGCCGTATCCAAATACCGACTACTTCATCGGCGGCGCTCCTCAAATGGGGTTTGGCGGTCGATCCATCTTCTGGTCGGGTCTGATCCCCCAAGCCCAAGGCTGGGAGCTGGACTACTTTCCGGAGCCGGTGAGAAACGACTTTTCCAGCGCCTACTTCTCCTTGGCCGGACAGCGCATGAACGAGTCGCATTCGCTGGGCGCCAGGGCGGAGGAGCTGGTGGCTCGCTTTCGTGCCAGCAGCCTGAACGACGACTTCGTGATCGAGCAGACGCCGCGAGCCCTTCACCAGCCGTATCTGTATCCCGACGGCACGCCGAAGGACAAGTTCTTCGATGAACCAACCGGCGTATTCAACACGGCTGAGCTGCTGATCAACCAGGTGGGACTCACGCCGGGAGCCGACCAGAATGGAGGGGGATTGTTCTTGAAGCTGAACGCGTTTGTGGAAGGCGTACACGACGTGCCCTTCGGTTGGCACGAGGTGCGTACCACCGACACCGTGAACGGGCAGCCGCGTCGTTTCTACGCTCCTCGGGTCATCGTCGCCGCTGGTTCGATCGAGAGCCCTAAGCTGATCAACCGCTCCTCGGTGTATCACCATCTTTCGGATACGGTGAGGCGAAAGGTCGGCTTCGGTTTGACCGACCACCCGGTGAGCGGAGAGTCGCAGGCTTTCGTATCGGGATTGGGAGGCGGCCCGGCCATCCCGCTGTCGCGAAACGACCATGCGAAGATCGTCTTCTACTCACGAGGACTGCTGGATGCCGCGGGAAATATCGATCTACCGTTCAACGTCGAGATGAACATCAACCATGAATACTGGCATTTGCGGAACAACGACCCATCGTCGCTGCCCGCGGTGGACAATCTCGCCAAATCTCGCATCGATATTAAGTTCAGTTTCGCAAACTGCTTGGACGACGAGAATGGAATCCTTTCGCGCTTCGATGATGGATACACGCCGGAGATTCGATTCAGGCGCTTTTCGGATTTGAACCACTTGCTTCAATCCAGATTTCCCGCCGTGGCGGGCTGGAACAAGAGTCCGCAGGATTTCTTCAATTTGCTCAACGCCACCCGCGATCGCATCTTCAGCCTGTTCAATGGAGTGGACCGGATAACGGGAGACTATGGCGGAGGGACAGGACAGCAGTGGCCCTTTGGCTGGGGCACGGTCCACCATGCCTGCGGCACCTTGCGCATGCCGTGGAAGCCCTCACGTAACGCTCCAGATTTCAACTACGATTCGGTCGTCGACGAAAACCTGCAGGTTCGAAACGCTCCTGGACTCTACGTTTGCGACATGTCGGTCATGCCCATCAGCACCGCTGCGAATCCGGTCCGGTCCCTAGCCGCTCTAGCGCTTCGGCTCTCGCAGCATCTGGCCTAG